A single Xiphias gladius isolate SHS-SW01 ecotype Sanya breed wild chromosome 22, ASM1685928v1, whole genome shotgun sequence DNA region contains:
- the LOC120784799 gene encoding glycogen synthase kinase binding protein has translation MPCRKENYIFLEQSVTVGSKEVDALVTKIGEALQLHNNSGGHQKTVSVSMSCLHGLTSSGAGGVKPAAIIGGSTGAPVQKRNGCCMRLRNRGHRGSSRASPYNIPGSNGEQDWDQIKPWNKKRIAVEEDDPHRLLQELILSGNLIKEAVRRLQFSAADCGDFPKAADNVPC, from the coding sequence ATGCCCTGTCGGAAGGAGAACTACATCTTTCTGGAGCAGTCCGTCACCGTCGGCTCCAAAGAGGTGGACGCGCTGGTGACGAAAATCGGCGAAGCGCTGCAGCTCCACAACAATAGCGGCGGCCACCAGAAGACGGTGTCCGTGTCCATGTCCTGCCTGCACGGGCTCACCAGCAGCGGCGCCGGTGGGGTCAAGCCGGCGGCTATCATCGGCGGCAGCACGGGAGCTCCGGTGCAGAAACGCAACGGCTGCTGCATGAGGCTGCGGAACCGGGGACACCGGGGGAGCAGCAGGGCAAGCCCGTACAACATCCCCGGATCTAACGGCGAGCAGGACTGGGACCAAATAAAACCGTGGAACAAAAAGAGGATCGCCGTGGAGGAGGACGATCCGCACCGGCTGCTGCAGGAGTTAATTTTATCGGGGAATCTGATAAAAGAGGCCGTGAGGAGGCTGCAGTTCTCCGCCGCAGACTGTGGAGATTTCCCCAAGGCGGCGGACAACGTGCCGTGCTGA